In Desulfitibacter sp. BRH_c19, one genomic interval encodes:
- a CDS encoding glutamate mutase, with protein sequence MIDKCEKTILVYDVGSTYTKLTAFKWTENKITYVGRSQAPTTIDDIVIGLQNAKYNLFDSLDDICTDIFEEFATSSAAGGLRMVAMGYMPRVTAKAAKEVAMNAGARVLEIISFEDAPDYKVEVLREINPDIILLAGGTDGGDEESVIQNANIISQSKINTVVIIAGNANIQPRVETLLDEYGIKSIRVANVMPTIHQLKVKPAREAIHDQFIRQITKAKGLSRMTDTLSNKKVIPTPGAVLLGAELLANGTYKVEGIGDLIIVDIGGATTDIHSILPSLDDIPNEERGLIITNEKQVSYRTVEGNLGLRISATGIIEAASAEAILKKVGIKGQNYEEKLRNYALYLEKNPDYISNSTEEEMFDEALAITAVEIALKRHAGYFSQSYDPIMGIAPGTPVGRDLRRVKKIICVGGIFTHSSIERVGRIVSKATENRGFSLLPITPEIIIDKLYLTYAIGAIGEVYPDQILDFAKEYFTQQRGELKNES encoded by the coding sequence ATGATAGACAAATGTGAAAAAACTATTTTGGTATATGATGTAGGTAGCACATACACCAAATTAACTGCATTTAAATGGACAGAAAACAAAATAACCTATGTTGGCCGGTCTCAAGCGCCTACTACTATAGATGACATAGTCATAGGACTGCAGAATGCGAAGTATAACTTGTTTGATAGCTTAGATGATATTTGCACCGATATTTTTGAGGAATTTGCTACTAGTAGTGCTGCAGGGGGATTGAGAATGGTAGCCATGGGCTATATGCCCAGGGTTACTGCTAAGGCGGCTAAGGAAGTAGCAATGAATGCAGGAGCAAGAGTTTTGGAGATTATTTCTTTCGAGGATGCACCTGATTATAAGGTGGAGGTTCTTCGTGAAATTAACCCGGACATAATTCTTTTGGCTGGGGGTACTGATGGCGGCGATGAAGAATCTGTTATTCAAAACGCCAACATTATATCTCAAAGCAAAATAAATACTGTAGTAATAATTGCAGGCAATGCAAATATTCAGCCTAGGGTTGAAACATTATTAGATGAATATGGCATAAAAAGTATCCGTGTTGCCAATGTGATGCCAACAATTCATCAACTCAAGGTGAAGCCTGCAAGAGAGGCTATACATGATCAGTTTATTAGGCAAATAACAAAGGCTAAGGGCTTAAGTAGAATGACGGATACACTATCGAATAAAAAAGTAATACCCACTCCCGGTGCAGTATTATTAGGAGCAGAGTTATTAGCAAATGGGACTTACAAGGTAGAAGGAATAGGTGACCTAATAATTGTGGATATTGGAGGAGCAACTACTGATATACATTCAATTTTGCCTTCATTAGATGATATTCCTAATGAGGAACGGGGTCTTATTATAACAAATGAGAAACAAGTATCATATAGAACTGTTGAGGGGAATCTTGGATTAAGAATAAGTGCTACTGGTATTATTGAAGCTGCAAGCGCTGAGGCTATTTTGAAAAAGGTTGGTATAAAGGGTCAGAATTATGAAGAAAAGTTAAGAAATTATGCTTTATATCTTGAAAAGAATCCTGATTATATTAGTAATAGTACAGAGGAAGAAATGTTTGATGAGGCATTGGCTATAACAGCTGTTGAAATAGCCTTAAAACGACATGCGGGTTATTTTTCCCAGAGTTATGATCCAATAATGGGGATTGCACCTGGTACGCCTGTGGGTAGAGATCTAAGAAGGGTAAAAAAAATAATTTGTGTTGGTGGAATTTTTACCCACTCATCTATAGAAAGGGTAGGTAGAATTGTAAGTAAAGCTACAGAAAATAGGGGGTTTTCGTTATTGCCAATAACCCCTGAAATTATAATTGACAAATTATATCTAACCTATGCCATAGGTGCAATCGGAGAGGTTTATCCAGATCAAATTCTAGATTTTGCCAAAGAATACTTTACACAACAGAGAGGAGAACTTAAAAATGAATCCTAG
- a CDS encoding carboxyvinyl-carboxyphosphonate phosphorylmutase produces the protein MNPRKKLRQLLNNNKILVAPGAHDALSAKIIEYVGFDAVYMTGYGQSASHLGQPDVGLLTMTEMVSRVSDLSSAVDIPVICDGDTGFGNVINVIRTVREYEKAGAAAIQLEDQVAPKKCGHMIGRQVVPADEMAEKIKAAVEARNDDDFVIIARTDARTIHGIDEAIERGKLYEKAGADVLFIESPESVDEMKTIAGSFNVPVLANMVEGGRTPLLKNDELEQVGYDLVIYPTASTYITAAAVLNLMRELKEKGTTEHLIDNMISFEDFNSLIGLNTIRKIEMEYSIKKA, from the coding sequence ATGAATCCTAGAAAAAAACTTAGACAACTACTTAATAATAATAAAATCTTGGTGGCGCCAGGTGCACATGATGCACTTTCGGCAAAAATAATTGAATATGTTGGATTTGATGCTGTATACATGACTGGTTATGGTCAATCTGCCAGTCATTTGGGGCAGCCAGATGTTGGACTTTTAACTATGACAGAAATGGTGTCAAGGGTTAGTGATTTGTCAAGTGCAGTAGATATACCTGTAATATGCGATGGTGATACTGGATTTGGAAATGTAATCAATGTAATACGTACTGTTCGAGAGTACGAAAAAGCTGGTGCAGCGGCCATACAGTTAGAGGATCAGGTTGCCCCCAAAAAATGTGGTCATATGATAGGTAGGCAGGTTGTTCCTGCAGATGAAATGGCTGAAAAAATAAAAGCAGCTGTAGAAGCTAGAAATGATGATGATTTTGTGATAATAGCGCGTACTGACGCTAGAACCATCCATGGAATTGATGAGGCAATTGAGCGTGGAAAGCTATATGAGAAAGCAGGAGCAGATGTTTTATTTATAGAATCCCCGGAATCTGTTGATGAAATGAAAACCATTGCAGGAAGCTTTAATGTTCCTGTATTAGCTAACATGGTAGAAGGTGGTCGAACACCCCTCTTGAAAAATGATGAGTTGGAGCAAGTAGGCTACGACTTAGTTATTTATCCTACTGCCTCGACCTATATTACGGCTGCTGCTGTACTTAATCTTATGAGAGAATTAAAAGAAAAGGGCACTACTGAACATTTAATAGACAATATGATTTCCTTTGAAGATTTCAATTCTTTAATAGGATTGAATACAATTAGAAAAATTGAAATGGAATATTCTATAAAAAAAGCATAG
- a CDS encoding PTS sugar transporter subunit IID, giving the protein MSKDVKKVSFLKRKNIEFSLKRYGVEALGAMALGLFASLIVGLILKVLGERTGLGFLVDYGVGAMAMAGPAIGVAVAFGLKAPPLVLFASTVTGMAGYQLGGPAGSFVAAVIGAEFGKLVSKETKVDIIVTPIVTIIAGVATGSLVGPVIGQFMTSLGVLIMKATELQPIPMGVFVSVLMGMALTLPISSAALAIMLDLGGIAAGAATVGCAAQMVGFAVASFRENGWGGIVSQGLGTSMLQIPNIVKNPLIWIPPTIAGAIIGPLATTLFRMENVAAGAGMGTSGLVGQFGTLDAMGFSSVVLFKIGLLHFVLPIVLTLAISELMRKKGWIKSGDMKLDN; this is encoded by the coding sequence ATGTCTAAAGATGTAAAAAAGGTCAGTTTTCTTAAGAGGAAAAACATTGAGTTCTCATTAAAACGTTATGGTGTTGAAGCATTAGGTGCTATGGCACTGGGATTATTTGCTTCATTGATTGTTGGATTAATCCTTAAAGTTTTAGGTGAAAGAACGGGTCTTGGGTTTTTGGTTGACTATGGTGTAGGTGCCATGGCTATGGCTGGTCCAGCCATAGGTGTTGCGGTTGCCTTTGGTTTAAAAGCTCCCCCACTAGTATTGTTTGCTTCTACCGTTACCGGTATGGCTGGTTATCAATTAGGTGGCCCAGCAGGTAGTTTTGTCGCTGCAGTTATTGGTGCTGAATTTGGAAAGCTTGTTTCCAAAGAAACAAAGGTGGACATTATCGTTACTCCAATAGTGACAATTATAGCCGGTGTTGCAACAGGATCACTTGTTGGACCTGTAATTGGTCAATTTATGACTTCTCTAGGCGTTCTTATTATGAAAGCAACTGAATTACAGCCTATCCCTATGGGTGTCTTTGTATCTGTATTGATGGGTATGGCACTTACGTTGCCTATTTCTAGTGCTGCTTTAGCTATTATGCTAGATTTGGGGGGAATAGCTGCAGGAGCTGCTACAGTCGGATGTGCAGCTCAGATGGTTGGTTTTGCTGTTGCTAGTTTTCGTGAGAATGGATGGGGTGGTATAGTTTCTCAAGGGCTAGGAACCTCAATGCTACAGATCCCTAATATTGTAAAAAATCCATTGATTTGGATACCGCCCACTATAGCTGGTGCGATTATTGGTCCTTTGGCTACCACACTTTTCCGTATGGAAAATGTTGCTGCTGGAGCTGGAATGGGGACTAGTGGACTTGTGGGTCAATTTGGGACTCTGGATGCCATGGGATTTAGTTCGGTGGTACTTTTTAAAATTGGACTATTACATTTTGTTTTACCGATTGTTTTAACCTTAGCGATTTCGGAGCTTATGCGTAAAAAAGGATGGATCAAGTCTGGAGATATGAAATTAGATAATTAG
- a CDS encoding ABC transporter, with translation MINAQAVYLEYPDGTLALKDISLQIDPGQLIYILGPSGSGKTSLLKLLMGIEYPSKGTLEVLHQPMNRAEGNNIRSLRRLVGPIFQDFKLINGRDSLENVMIGMRFLGLSPAKMEIEAKNALVRVGLEHKTFSLVDNLSWGERQRVAIARAVARRPRLILADEPTGNLDHDNALNILDLLSSFKNDYTSVIISTHASHLLDNKNYKCLELSKGSIVKTT, from the coding sequence ATGATTAATGCTCAGGCAGTTTATCTTGAATACCCTGATGGCACGTTGGCATTAAAAGACATATCCTTACAAATTGATCCTGGTCAGCTTATCTACATTTTGGGTCCTAGTGGTTCAGGTAAAACCAGTTTACTAAAGCTTCTAATGGGCATTGAATATCCATCAAAGGGAACTCTCGAAGTACTTCATCAGCCTATGAATAGGGCAGAGGGTAATAATATCAGATCATTGCGAAGATTAGTGGGCCCCATATTTCAGGATTTTAAACTGATAAATGGTAGAGACTCTCTGGAAAATGTAATGATTGGTATGCGATTTTTAGGTTTATCTCCAGCCAAAATGGAAATTGAAGCAAAAAATGCGCTAGTAAGAGTTGGTCTTGAACATAAAACTTTTTCACTTGTTGATAATCTATCTTGGGGAGAACGTCAACGGGTTGCCATTGCTCGAGCAGTTGCTAGACGTCCTAGATTGATACTTGCCGATGAACCTACAGGAAATCTAGATCATGACAATGCATTAAATATTCTTGATCTTTTATCATCCTTCAAAAATGATTATACATCTGTTATTATTAGTACCCACGCAAGCCACTTACTTGATAATAAAAATTATAAGTGTCTTGAGCTTAGTAAAGGAAGCATTGTCAAAACAACATAA
- a CDS encoding 6-O-methylguanine DNA methyltransferase: protein MSTSLVDEKTYTNKEDAGGERNALDSQENQWEEAFKCTEGMFGSKESYCARKALEIFKREKCESVLELGAGQGRDTIFFIKNGLRVDALDYSTKALDTIDNRARQFNLSSNVNTLRYDIRKPLPFDDNTFDACYSHMLYCMALSTEELKFLSNEIQRVLKPNAFNIYTVRNTTDKHYKVGAHRGESMYQAGDFIVHFFDKAKIKDLSEGYEIVEIEDFEEGDLPRKLYFVAIRKKA, encoded by the coding sequence ATCTCTACTAGTTTAGTAGATGAGAAAACCTATACCAACAAAGAAGATGCCGGGGGAGAAAGAAATGCATTGGATAGTCAAGAGAACCAATGGGAAGAAGCCTTTAAATGTACTGAAGGCATGTTTGGTAGTAAAGAAAGTTACTGTGCTAGAAAAGCTTTAGAAATCTTTAAAAGAGAAAAGTGTGAGTCTGTACTTGAATTAGGAGCTGGACAGGGAAGGGATACCATCTTTTTTATTAAAAATGGTTTAAGGGTAGATGCACTAGATTATAGTACTAAAGCCCTTGATACTATAGATAATAGAGCAAGACAGTTCAATTTATCAAGTAATGTTAACACTTTGCGTTATGATATCAGAAAGCCTTTGCCGTTTGATGACAACACTTTTGATGCATGTTATTCACATATGTTGTATTGTATGGCCTTGAGTACTGAAGAGCTGAAATTTTTATCAAATGAGATTCAGAGAGTATTAAAACCTAATGCTTTTAACATATATACTGTGAGAAACACTACTGATAAGCATTACAAAGTGGGGGCTCATAGAGGCGAGAGTATGTATCAAGCAGGAGATTTCATAGTTCATTTTTTTGACAAAGCTAAAATTAAAGATTTATCAGAAGGCTATGAAATAGTTGAAATAGAAGACTTTGAAGAAGGTGATCTTCCTAGAAAACTATACTTTGTTGCAATTAGGAAAAAAGCTTAG